AAGGCGGGGATTTTCCGTTATTCGGCAAAGTGCAGCCTCCCGTCTTAAACAGTGAAATTCAGCGCATGAAAATCGCTAACGTGGTTAACGGTTTCGTAAAGGAAGTAAAAGCAGAAAACCCTAATGCCAATATCGTCCTGCTTGGCGACTTTAATGATTTTGAATTCTCCAATCCTTTAAAGGCATTAAAGGGTGATGAATTAACCAACATGATTGAAAAGGTTCGGGCAGAAGAGCGCTATACGTACAACTACCAGGGAAATGCACAGGTGCTGGATCATATTTTAGTATCCAACAACCTTGCCAAGAAAACAGAGGTTGATATTCTTCATATTAACTCTGGCTTCATGGAAGAACACGGCCGTGCAAGTGACCATGACCCTGTCATGATTCAGACAAGCTTAAAGCCGGCAGTTAAACCGGAAGAGCCTAAATATGATCATGTTTTTAATCTAGTAAACTACCACGCGAAGAAATTCGTTGTTGGACCACATAATGCCTTGGTGATTATGGATGGAACATCCAGCCTCTCTCAAGGATTGTGGCTGAAGAAATCAGCCGCGGTTAAAGGCGATGGCCTGAAAAATACAAAAGTGGTTATCAGCTCTGCCAACAAAGGAGCAATTGTCGATTTAACAGGATCAGATATAAAGGAAGTCATGGTCGAAAGCAGCAAAGTTGTGGAAATCCGCGGTGCCGAAAATGTCCAAAAATGGACACTTGGGAAAAAGCGGATCCGTCTCATATTATTATCAAAGATTCGGAGGGGGAAGAAATAGATTCCCCATATGAGGAAGAGGAAGCAGCATAGCATTTAAAGCCGGAGTGTAATTACTTCGGCTTTCAATCCTCTTTTTAAAAATTAGCATCTGAAAGGAGCAGCAATTCATGAAATTGCCTATTAAAGTATTATCAACAGTAGCCTTATCAGCAGCATTAGCCATCTCTACAGCCGTTCCGGCAGGTTTGGTTTCAGCAAATGAATCACCAGCTGCAGATTTTACACTTTCCTTAATGCATACCAATGATTCACACGCCAATATGGACAGCGCCGCTAAAAAAGTGACGGCTGTAAAGGAAGCAAGAGAAGCAAATCCGGACGCCTTGCTTGTTGATGCAGGAGATGTTTTTTCCGGAACATTGTATTTTAATAAATTCCTTGGACAAGCTGACCTGGAATTCATGAATCTGATGGGCTATGATATTATGACTTTCGGAAATCATGAGTTCGACTTGGGTTCAAGCGCAGAAGGGCACAAAGCACTGGCGGACTTTGTAAAAGGTGCACAATTCCCATTTGTCAGTTCGAACGTAGATTTTTCTAAGGATGCAAACCTGCAGGGATTATTCAGTGATGTGATATCAAGCGAACCTGCTAATGGAAAAATATATAATGGCATCATCAAAGAAGTTAATGGAGAAAAAGTAGGGTTTTTTGGTTTGACTACAGCTGAGACGGCGAGTATTTCCAGTCCTGGTGATGTTACATTCAAGGACTATATCGAAGAAGCAGAAAAAGCAGTAAAAGCATTTGAGGGTATGGGAATCAATAAAATTGTGGCTGTAACTCATATTGGTTATGATGATAATCCGAATGTGGATAATGATTTAACTTTGGCTGCACAGGTAGATGGGATTGATGTGATTGTGGGAGGACACAGCCATACGCAATTAAATGAGCCAGTGGTTGTGGCAGCTGATGAAACAGGAGCAGCAAAGGACCCTACTGTCATTGTTCAAGCCGGCCAGTACAATAATTATCTCGGAACACTGGATGTACAATTTGATGAGGCCGGAACAGTAGTTGGGCAAGCTGGAGAGCTTGTTAAAATATCGGATAAAGCAGACGATCCTGAAGCTGCAGTGCTTCTTGAAAAATACTCCTCACAAATACAGGAATTAAAGAACACTGAAATTGGCGCAGAAACCGTGACTGCACTCGAGAATCCGCGGACAAGCGGAGACAGCACAGGGCCAAGTGTACGGAAAAATGAAACAGCGCTAGGCAACCTAATTACAGACGGCATGCTTGCAAAAGCCAAGCAGTATAACAGCAATGTCACCATGGCTCTTCAAAATGGAGGCGGTATTCGTGCAGGGATTGACGCAGGACCAATCACTGTTGGAGAAGTGATAACTGTTCTCCCATTTGGCAACACATTAGCAACTATGGAGCTGACGGGAGCTGAACTGAAGGAGGCTTTTGAAATCAGTATGGGTCAGTATCCGGCAGAAAACGGCGGCTTCCTGCATGTGTCCGGTGCAAAAGTAGAATTTGACTCCACAAAGCCTGCCGGTGAGCGAATCGTTTCGATCGCTTATAAAAATGATCAGGGCACATACACAGAAATCCAGGATAAGCAAACATACACAATCGCTACCAATGCTTTCACAGCCAAAGGCGGAGATGGTTATACAGTTTTCGCAAAAGCATACCAGGAGGGACGGGTAACAGATCTTGGACTTTCCGATTGGGAAAACTTTGCCGAACACCTATCCAGCCTGGGTACTATCACACCAGCAGTGGAGGGCAGAATTGTAGATGTTGACAGTCTGCCGCCAGTAACAGAGCTGGATTTTGAAAAGAAATATAATTTTACTGATGATAAAAAGAAGAAGCTAGTAGTGAACAAGGTTTCTTTTATTAATGTAGAAGAATCCGCAGAAATCAAAAACGGCATCTGGCTCAAAAACTCTGCTGTATTGCAGGGCAAAGGACTTAAGAACGTGAGTGTCCGTGTAACACCAAAGAAAGAGCCGATCATCGTAGACTTTAGCGGTGCAGAAGTGAAAGAAGTCATTGTTGAGAAAAGCGATTTAGTAGAGCTTAGAGGGGCAGAAAACGTTAAAAAGATTAGTTATCGTAAGTAATAGAAAATTAGTATCGAAGATGAAACTGCACACCGTAGATAGTGTGCAGCTTTCTTTAATGGCTCAAATGCTTCCTCCCTTTTGCTGCTCTTTTTGATATGATGGATTTAATATATTAAATGGTAATAATTTTGGAGGAGCAGGTATGGCTGGTATAAAATCAATAAACCTCGATGGGGAAGAAATCTATGTGTTTAACAGTGCCATCTATATTTTTGAATCGTCTGAAGGAAGTACGCTGGAAGTGGATCTGATTGTGAGCGAGGTTACTCTAAGAAAATATCAAGACAGGGAAAGCCTGATCACGGAAATTGAATTGGAAGATGGGCGATCACTAAGTTCATTTATGTTTCTAAAATCTGTACCGGGCAAGCTGCCAAGGTTAAGCTTATTTTGCGAACTTGATCCGGAGGAGTCATACGAAGGTGTTTTAAGAATAAATGAGGAACATCTGGACTTTCCGGATATTGAGGAGGGCATGACGTTAGAAGAAATCCGAAGAGTGGAAATGCCGAATGAAAAAATCACACTTAAATTAAACCTGCCGATTAACCAGGTGGAATGGCTGAAGGGGCAGAAAAATAAGGAATTGAATCAGTTTTTTAAAGAGCTGTTAAAGGGATATATGGAGAGGTAACAGAAGATTTAATAAGAAGAAAGAACAAAACCGAGCTGGCGGCTTAGCTCGGCTTTGTTCTTTTTGGCAATGGGACAAGGTGCCTATCCCAATGTCCCTGTTAATTAATCGTCCCGCGATCTACTTGTTCATAGAGAATTCCCATATTACTCTTCACCTTTTTGGATACCTCGCACAAAGCATCAATCGCTTCAGCTTTATGGTTTCCTAATTGATAAACCACATCATCAAATAGCATTTCCATCTCTCTTAAAATGGCGATGGATGCCAGGTTATAGAGGTGGACGTTAAAGTATCCGCTGTTGTCAAAAATGGCGGTTTCCACATAAGGTCTGAAATTATTTAATAGAGTTGGATATTCCACAATTAAACGCCCTAGCCCCTTACGTACACCTTCAATGGTAGCTGCCAATTCATCCAATGGCTCCAGAGCGTTTGCGATGCTGTTTCTAATTTTATCATCAAAATCTGAAAATAAGCTGATAAGCTTTCCAGGGATGGTATAGCTTAAAGCAAAATTGGCTGCCCCTTTGATACTGCTAGAAAGGATCTCCAGTGTGCTTTCGACGGCGAAAGTTAGAAGCTGTCCCTTCTCCAGAAGAGGGAAGAGCAGTGCCTGAGTCGATGCAGTAAATGCAGTGTAGGCAGTATCCATCTGAAATTCCTTTATTTTCATTCTCAATTCCATATAAGGGGAGTCTTCTAGTTTGTAAGTATTGGTTCCCTGTACCGAGATCGAATCGGAATGAGTAGACTTGCTCTTAATGGATTGCCCAAGAGATTGATCCCGCATTTGAAAGTTGGCTGCAACATCCTGTACTTGCTTTTGGAATTCGCTGATATGAGAGAGAAGCTTATCTCTGTTACCGTTGACAATACCGTAATGGGCGTTTAATTCACCTACTATTGCATCATACCAGGCATCCTTTCCGCCTCTAAATAGTTCAGGAATTTTGTCTGAGACAATGTTAATAATGCCTCTTGAGATGTTCTGAATATTAGACCTCAATTCATACAGCTGATTGCGAAGTTCTGCAAACAAGCTTTCTACACTGACATTCGTCCGGAAAATATGCTCAAGAAGCTCTGCCGGAGGAGAGTTTAGTATATAATTCAATGATTTGCTGTGGCTTTCCGCAATATTTAATAATGAAATCAAATGGTCGATTTCCGCCGTCAATCGGTTGCTTATAGCTGTGATGCCAAGAAACAGCGGCTCACTGATTATGTTTTCAAACAAATCCTCGAACGTATTTTGCAGCCGGTTAAGTCGCTCGTAAAACCGATTTCCTTCATCCTCTACAATGGCAACCGAATTGCCCAGGTACTCGTGAGCAAGGTTCAGTCTTTCCGTAACATGGCTTTGCAGAGAAGAAGCAAGTATATCCAGATTCTCTTTATTGATTTC
This window of the Cytobacillus pseudoceanisediminis genome carries:
- a CDS encoding SA1320 family protein: MGTLKGSPNINTGIAANNDKDLVELAGLHAYTYPLFESVLQVNNTDYTVIDTRYEDPTGLDAMTVVNMETEEISIIYVGTDASGKYGNKDILTDAQLLSDLTPAQLAAARSYYTEMNQKFNQVGGVKSIAGNSLGGGLVGAVAVENPEVNAVTLNPALLPEGMVDPNQTYDNITNYFSSYDVLTQTLIALDLHGRIPGKQYEIFNGIPEFSKLATNHTGYLRNEDGSQFYVIGEVGKPGYGRIYIDADAHIVSSIWTGIPLYGGHSERIEINKENLDILASSLQSHVTERLNLAHEYLGNSVAIVEDEGNRFYERLNRLQNTFEDLFENIISEPLFLGITAISNRLTAEIDHLISLLNIAESHSKSLNYILNSPPAELLEHIFRTNVSVESLFAELRNQLYELRSNIQNISRGIINIVSDKIPELFRGGKDAWYDAIVGELNAHYGIVNGNRDKLLSHISEFQKQVQDVAANFQMRDQSLGQSIKSKSTHSDSISVQGTNTYKLEDSPYMELRMKIKEFQMDTAYTAFTASTQALLFPLLEKGQLLTFAVESTLEILSSSIKGAANFALSYTIPGKLISLFSDFDDKIRNSIANALEPLDELAATIEGVRKGLGRLIVEYPTLLNNFRPYVETAIFDNSGYFNVHLYNLASIAILREMEMLFDDVVYQLGNHKAEAIDALCEVSKKVKSNMGILYEQVDRGTIN
- a CDS encoding bifunctional metallophosphatase/5'-nucleotidase, whose translation is MKLPIKVLSTVALSAALAISTAVPAGLVSANESPAADFTLSLMHTNDSHANMDSAAKKVTAVKEAREANPDALLVDAGDVFSGTLYFNKFLGQADLEFMNLMGYDIMTFGNHEFDLGSSAEGHKALADFVKGAQFPFVSSNVDFSKDANLQGLFSDVISSEPANGKIYNGIIKEVNGEKVGFFGLTTAETASISSPGDVTFKDYIEEAEKAVKAFEGMGINKIVAVTHIGYDDNPNVDNDLTLAAQVDGIDVIVGGHSHTQLNEPVVVAADETGAAKDPTVIVQAGQYNNYLGTLDVQFDEAGTVVGQAGELVKISDKADDPEAAVLLEKYSSQIQELKNTEIGAETVTALENPRTSGDSTGPSVRKNETALGNLITDGMLAKAKQYNSNVTMALQNGGGIRAGIDAGPITVGEVITVLPFGNTLATMELTGAELKEAFEISMGQYPAENGGFLHVSGAKVEFDSTKPAGERIVSIAYKNDQGTYTEIQDKQTYTIATNAFTAKGGDGYTVFAKAYQEGRVTDLGLSDWENFAEHLSSLGTITPAVEGRIVDVDSLPPVTELDFEKKYNFTDDKKKKLVVNKVSFINVEESAEIKNGIWLKNSAVLQGKGLKNVSVRVTPKKEPIIVDFSGAEVKEVIVEKSDLVELRGAENVKKISYRK